The Flavobacteriales bacterium genome includes a region encoding these proteins:
- a CDS encoding DUF2807 domain-containing protein gives MYYSILRPSLKIISGILLLVLLFNGCKKEQMNDCFSSTGKDETVERTLESFHSIYVTNQFDLVLTQDTSHTEKVRITGGKNVLEGVSTKIENGQLKIENCNKCNFVRSYDRKITVEVFIKSIDDIFCEGASSISCSDTLSLSKLKLYHTALNDVNLLVNTDGEINVESINSGATIIAGRAFKLSGSIEEISELDARNLICDEVIFDNHSPLDSYINATKIIYVGIYGNGNVYYVKEPSEVLAVKEARRNGRLLLLK, from the coding sequence ATGTACTACAGTATTCTTCGCCCGTCACTCAAAATCATTTCCGGTATCCTATTGCTTGTTCTGCTTTTTAATGGGTGTAAAAAAGAGCAAATGAATGATTGCTTTAGCAGCACCGGAAAAGACGAAACTGTGGAAAGAACATTGGAATCGTTTCACTCCATTTATGTAACGAACCAGTTTGATTTGGTGCTAACTCAAGATACTTCTCATACGGAAAAAGTACGAATAACGGGTGGAAAAAATGTGTTGGAAGGGGTATCGACCAAAATTGAAAACGGACAATTAAAAATCGAAAACTGCAACAAATGCAACTTTGTCCGTTCATACGACCGAAAAATAACAGTAGAGGTTTTTATTAAATCCATTGACGATATTTTTTGTGAAGGTGCTTCGAGCATTTCGTGCAGCGATACACTGTCTTTGTCCAAATTGAAGCTATACCATACCGCCCTCAATGATGTGAATTTGCTGGTAAATACGGATGGAGAAATAAATGTTGAGTCGATAAACTCGGGTGCTACCATTATTGCCGGTAGAGCATTTAAGTTGTCAGGGTCTATCGAAGAAATTTCCGAATTAGATGCCCGAAATCTGATTTGCGATGAAGTAATTTTTGATAATCACAGCCCGCTTGATAGCTACATAAACGCCACCAAAATTATTTATGTGGGCATATACGGCAATGGAAACGTATATTATGTAAAAGAGCCAAGCGAGGTGCTGGCCGTGAAAGAGGCTAGACGCAACGGCCGATTATTGTTGTTAAAATAG
- a CDS encoding DUF1501 domain-containing protein, whose amino-acid sequence MKRREFIKNTVPFAALPIVLNGLPITALGNPDMMNALSGAFVNTDHVLVLIQLSGGNDGLNTVIPIDQYTNLAKARSNVMIPISKVLVLNGVDSTGFHPSMTHMRSLFDNEKLSVVQGVGYPNPNYSHFRATDIWHTASDSNEVLTSGWVGRYLSHEFPNFPNGFPNTDMPDPLALQVGSVVSTVCQGVSVNMGMAISDPSAYYQLLTGNYTQSPTTKAGKELDYVRQVAEQSNAYGQAVKNAGDKGANKSTKYPTTGQNRLADQLKIVAQLISGGLKTRIYIVTQGGYDTHAAQVDATAGNEKGSHANLLGQLSEAIDAFQDDVEQLGLADRVLGMTYSEFGRRIMSNFSLGTDHGAAAPLFLFGKNVKPGILGKNPTIASTVEVNDNLPMQYDFRSVYASVLKDWFCLEDTEVDSVLLKTHQQLPLVNENACTTSSVERARLRKSGDAYVMNYPNPVRDFTTIRFESTGNHILLQIFNSQAQLIETLVDSEMPHGEHEVIFNATALASGTYYYRYQNGSLQQTKAMVVAR is encoded by the coding sequence ATGAAACGAAGAGAGTTTATAAAAAATACAGTTCCGTTTGCGGCACTTCCCATTGTTCTCAATGGTTTGCCCATTACTGCCCTGGGCAATCCGGATATGATGAACGCCTTGAGTGGGGCTTTTGTCAATACCGACCACGTGCTGGTACTAATTCAGTTGAGTGGCGGAAATGATGGGCTGAATACGGTTATCCCAATCGACCAATACACCAATCTTGCCAAAGCACGGTCAAACGTAATGATTCCCATATCAAAAGTGCTGGTTCTGAATGGGGTGGATAGCACGGGTTTTCATCCGTCTATGACACACATGCGGTCGCTATTTGATAACGAAAAATTAAGTGTGGTGCAGGGCGTTGGTTATCCAAATCCAAACTATTCGCATTTTAGGGCAACAGATATTTGGCACACGGCCTCTGATTCTAATGAGGTGCTGACTTCCGGTTGGGTGGGCAGATATTTGTCTCACGAGTTTCCCAATTTCCCTAACGGATTTCCAAACACAGATATGCCCGACCCATTGGCATTGCAGGTGGGTTCGGTGGTTTCTACCGTTTGTCAGGGAGTGAGCGTAAACATGGGCATGGCCATCAGTGACCCATCGGCCTATTACCAGCTTTTGACAGGAAACTACACTCAATCGCCCACAACAAAAGCAGGCAAAGAGTTGGATTATGTGCGGCAAGTGGCCGAGCAAAGCAATGCCTACGGACAAGCCGTTAAAAATGCGGGCGATAAAGGAGCCAACAAAAGCACAAAATATCCAACTACAGGGCAAAATAGATTGGCCGATCAGTTGAAAATTGTTGCCCAATTGATTTCCGGCGGTTTGAAAACCCGTATTTATATTGTTACTCAGGGCGGATACGACACCCATGCCGCACAGGTAGATGCCACCGCGGGCAATGAAAAAGGCTCGCACGCCAATTTATTAGGTCAACTCAGCGAAGCCATAGATGCTTTTCAGGATGATGTGGAACAATTGGGTTTGGCGGATAGAGTTTTAGGCATGACCTACTCCGAATTTGGCCGCCGAATTATGTCTAACTTCTCTTTAGGGACCGACCACGGAGCAGCGGCACCGTTGTTTTTGTTTGGTAAAAATGTAAAACCCGGTATTTTGGGCAAAAATCCAACCATTGCCTCTACCGTTGAGGTAAATGACAATTTACCCATGCAGTATGATTTTAGGTCGGTATATGCCAGTGTGCTAAAAGATTGGTTTTGTCTGGAAGATACCGAGGTGGATTCGGTCTTACTAAAAACCCATCAGCAATTGCCATTGGTAAATGAAAATGCCTGCACAACAAGTTCGGTAGAAAGGGCAAGGTTGCGAAAATCGGGCGATGCGTATGTTATGAATTACCCGAATCCGGTAAGAGATTTTACCACCATTCGTTTTGAATCTACTGGAAACCATATTCTACTGCAAATTTTTAACAGTCAGGCACAACTGATCGAAACGTTGGTTGACTCCGAAATGCCACACGGCGAACACGAGGTAATTTTCAACGCAACCGCACTTGCCTCCGGCACTTACTATTATCGCTATCAAAACGGCAGCTTGCAACAAACAAAAGCAATGGTGGTGGCGAGGTAG
- a CDS encoding DoxX family protein, with protein sequence MNNWIRAGRVFLAVMFVFSALSKVISIGFFDGMVAELFLGQNWPEKESQYVWIQWFTRFVVAGELVLGVALLQNYRFKKLVLPAAILLLLLFTVHLFYSGITSEKGFIEGNCGCFGDILPMNNLESILKNVVAMLVGFFVWKKYKDEQQHGLAGWVAPLVVGLVTFGTLGFSVRYPYTPGVNEILTDSLFVDTSYHETIDTLANKQPVDTATKQPTKVTTDNVPNTVEAVKKIAVLSALDKFGNFSNNKKFDPSGTKLLCFFSMTCQHCQESFKELNEMKQMGGLPEMYLVDYGRENEQDYFFQQAGGYKPPHIRTEDYLSFNKLLEGKGFPRMLVIKNGKIAQEWGLDTYNKQVVMDYFGIKEKPKDDGLIKPKTGDTWGDDLDKKNPWE encoded by the coding sequence ATGAATAATTGGATTAGAGCCGGAAGGGTTTTTTTAGCAGTGATGTTTGTGTTTTCTGCACTTTCAAAAGTCATTTCTATAGGCTTTTTTGATGGTATGGTGGCCGAGCTGTTTTTAGGGCAAAACTGGCCTGAAAAAGAATCGCAATATGTTTGGATACAATGGTTTACGCGGTTCGTTGTGGCCGGGGAGTTGGTGCTGGGAGTGGCTTTACTCCAAAATTATAGGTTCAAAAAATTGGTGTTGCCTGCGGCCATTTTGCTGCTGTTACTGTTTACAGTTCATCTGTTTTATTCGGGTATAACAAGCGAAAAGGGCTTTATAGAAGGCAACTGCGGCTGTTTTGGCGATATTCTTCCGATGAATAATTTGGAAAGTATTCTTAAAAATGTGGTGGCAATGCTGGTTGGATTTTTTGTTTGGAAAAAATATAAAGACGAACAACAACACGGCTTGGCAGGCTGGGTAGCACCGCTGGTGGTGGGCTTAGTTACGTTCGGTACGCTCGGTTTTTCAGTACGCTATCCTTACACTCCAGGGGTAAATGAAATACTAACCGATTCATTGTTTGTTGATACCTCATACCATGAAACCATTGACACATTAGCTAACAAGCAGCCAGTGGATACAGCTACCAAACAGCCAACCAAAGTGACAACCGACAATGTTCCGAATACGGTAGAAGCCGTTAAGAAAATTGCCGTGCTTTCAGCTCTTGATAAATTTGGGAATTTCTCAAACAATAAGAAATTTGACCCATCAGGCACCAAATTGCTTTGCTTTTTTAGCATGACCTGTCAGCATTGTCAAGAAAGTTTTAAAGAGTTAAATGAAATGAAGCAAATGGGTGGTTTGCCCGAAATGTATTTGGTGGATTATGGTAGAGAAAATGAGCAAGACTATTTCTTTCAGCAAGCCGGTGGATACAAACCTCCGCACATTCGCACAGAAGATTATTTGTCGTTCAATAAACTATTAGAGGGCAAAGGCTTTCCGCGAATGTTGGTAATAAAAAACGGGAAAATAGCTCAAGAGTGGGGGCTGGATACCTACAACAAACAAGTAGTGATGGACTATTTTGGTATTAAGGAAAAACCAAAAGACGATGGATTGATAAAGCCCAAAACCGGGGACACTTGGGGCGATGATTTGGATAAAAAGAATCCGTGGGAATAG